One region of Paucibacter aquatile genomic DNA includes:
- a CDS encoding glycosyltransferase family 2 protein — translation MHITTLIPAYKTKYLQELLAGLMTQTRKPDRIVISDDSPGGEFTQLLLSPRYANWVATLPLELHVGRRAGAYENFKNLVRLWAGRSELFHILLDDDVIFPDFYAQHLQTHQMAELSCSISARWNANERGQPIEGMPVPEAIASSNSRIMSMGPKAMFSSTVPGSVNWLGEFSNCVIRARCAELLEQPVFGGVSYAGLWDLGFFLAASLQAPIGYIQDRLGYFRAGGEGHSAQRNGPHMKAAYLGYVALAVGGCRIGQVTPEQMRMCATGMAGALVKNYADQPDVMAFVPLLLELGQGSEGAEAAFVEAWHGFLQSHGF, via the coding sequence ATGCACATCACCACCCTGATCCCGGCCTACAAGACCAAATACCTGCAAGAGCTGCTGGCCGGCTTGATGACCCAGACCCGCAAGCCGGATCGGATCGTCATCTCCGACGACAGCCCCGGCGGCGAGTTCACGCAGCTGCTGCTCTCCCCGCGCTACGCCAACTGGGTGGCCACGCTGCCGCTGGAGCTGCATGTCGGCCGCCGGGCCGGCGCCTACGAGAATTTCAAGAACCTGGTGCGGCTCTGGGCGGGCCGCAGCGAGCTCTTCCACATCCTGCTGGACGACGACGTCATCTTTCCGGACTTCTACGCCCAGCATCTGCAGACCCACCAGATGGCCGAGCTGTCCTGCAGCATCAGCGCTCGCTGGAATGCCAACGAACGCGGCCAGCCCATCGAGGGCATGCCGGTGCCCGAGGCGATTGCCAGCTCCAACAGCCGCATCATGTCCATGGGCCCCAAGGCCATGTTCTCGAGCACGGTGCCGGGCAGCGTCAACTGGCTGGGGGAGTTCTCCAACTGCGTGATCCGGGCGCGCTGCGCCGAGCTGCTGGAGCAACCGGTCTTTGGCGGCGTGTCCTACGCGGGCTTGTGGGACCTGGGTTTCTTCCTGGCCGCCAGCCTGCAGGCGCCGATCGGCTACATCCAGGACCGGCTCGGTTACTTCCGCGCCGGTGGCGAGGGCCATTCGGCCCAGCGCAATGGCCCGCACATGAAAGCCGCCTACCTCGGCTATGTGGCCCTGGCCGTCGGCGGCTGCCGCATCGGCCAGGTCACGCCGGAGCAGATGCGGATGTGCGCCACCGGCATGGCCGGGGCCCTGGTCAAGAACTATGCCGATCAGCCGGACGTGATGGCCTTTGTGCCCCTGCTGCTGGAGCTGGGCCAGGGCAGCGAAGGGGCTGAAGCGGCCTTTGTCGAAGCCTGGCATGGCTTTTTGCAATCCCACGGGTTTTGA
- a CDS encoding acyltransferase, with protein sequence MALQNRLERLRGLISRSSPLELETWVRALLVHYFFHVSDKQRIEIHGPGSRSLNFLTPTVLKGAGRIVLSTSTVFGVPRSPGSYACSYVESRTPDSLIEIGPGTVFNNRLNLISEGAAIRFGANCLVGAELQVMDSNLHDLRLAHRREPDPRPAEVVIGDEVFIGSRVTILKGVRIGRGCVIAAGAVLQPHFQAPELSIVAGNPARVVGRVEERPDGGA encoded by the coding sequence ATGGCCTTGCAGAACCGACTGGAACGCCTGCGCGGCCTGATCTCGCGCAGCTCGCCCTTGGAGCTGGAAACCTGGGTGCGCGCCTTGCTGGTGCACTATTTCTTTCATGTGTCCGACAAGCAGCGCATCGAGATCCATGGTCCGGGTTCGCGCAGCCTCAACTTCCTCACACCCACGGTGCTCAAGGGGGCCGGGCGCATCGTGCTCAGCACCAGCACCGTTTTTGGCGTGCCGCGCTCGCCAGGCAGCTATGCCTGCAGCTATGTGGAATCTCGCACGCCCGATTCGCTGATCGAGATCGGCCCGGGCACTGTGTTCAACAACCGACTGAACCTGATCTCGGAAGGTGCAGCCATCCGCTTTGGCGCCAACTGCCTGGTCGGCGCCGAGCTGCAAGTCATGGACAGCAATCTGCACGACTTGCGCCTGGCCCACCGCCGCGAGCCCGACCCACGGCCGGCCGAGGTGGTGATCGGCGACGAGGTCTTCATCGGCTCGCGCGTGACCATCCTCAAAGGCGTGCGCATCGGCCGCGGCTGCGTGATCGCGGCCGGCGCCGTGCTGCAGCCGCATTTCCAGGCCCCCGAGTTGTCCATCGTGGCGGGCAATCCAGCTCGGGTGGTGGGGCGGGTGGAAGAGAGGCCGGACGGAGGCGCCTGA
- a CDS encoding GntR family transcriptional regulator, whose product MPAEPRSIKPSPALGTAAPALPLAHALAHRALYQEVAEHLRQQIFSRQLEPGAWIDELKLCGELGISRTPMREALKVLAVEGLVTMKLRRGAYVTEMSERDVREAYQLLALLESDAAARVAAQGSDTDLAELQALHDELERQVDERDDFFAANERFHLRLLEIEANRWRQQIVTDLRRVMKLNRHHSLFKQGRLQDSLREHRELMQALQARRADEAARLMRAHFDNGLAAATGA is encoded by the coding sequence ATGCCTGCCGAACCCCGCTCGATCAAGCCCAGCCCGGCACTCGGAACAGCCGCTCCGGCGCTCCCGCTTGCCCACGCACTGGCCCACCGCGCTCTCTATCAAGAGGTGGCGGAACATCTGCGCCAACAAATTTTCAGTCGCCAGCTGGAACCCGGCGCCTGGATTGACGAACTCAAACTCTGCGGCGAACTGGGCATCAGCCGTACACCGATGCGGGAAGCGCTCAAGGTGCTGGCAGTCGAAGGCCTGGTGACCATGAAGCTGCGCCGCGGCGCCTATGTCACCGAGATGAGCGAGCGCGATGTGCGCGAGGCCTATCAGCTGCTGGCCCTGCTCGAGAGCGACGCCGCCGCCCGCGTGGCCGCCCAGGGCAGCGACACCGACCTGGCCGAACTTCAGGCCCTGCACGATGAGCTGGAGCGTCAGGTGGACGAGCGCGACGACTTCTTCGCCGCCAACGAGCGCTTTCATCTGCGCCTGCTGGAGATCGAAGCCAACCGCTGGCGCCAGCAGATCGTCACCGACCTGCGCCGCGTGATGAAGCTCAACCGCCACCACTCGCTGTTCAAGCAGGGCCGCTTGCAGGATTCCCTGCGCGAGCACCGCGAGCTGATGCAGGCCCTGCAAGCCCGGCGCGCCGACGAGGCGGCGCGCCTGATGCGGGCGCATTTCGACAACGGCCTGGCGGCCGCAACCGGCGCCTGA
- a CDS encoding class I SAM-dependent methyltransferase — protein MSMSREQLEQAAKAWWYYTVELAPGLIAPGSYPTDFPYMPRMLMRNAHLHGQDCLDLGTMEGVIPVLMHRKGAKRIVAADAVPHCADKMALLQNVYGASWDFREIGLMYELSQKLAADGMFDYVNLSGVLYHVFSPMHTLASARPLVKKNGLFMLSTNVVNEQSDLMHFNTAGKLQTEPNTFWYPSIPLLEYMLRYFNFAPIDCLYSRHPSNSPLHVAGKECGFISIVCRAVDPGTALPPGDSWGRHSMLGSWEYVGLSKQNHDPALPPSTIGYDLPESLQAMVAQKGAIDLHLAVNELGRRVERAKRVEDTYLLRLMDES, from the coding sequence ATGAGCATGAGCCGCGAGCAGCTGGAACAGGCCGCCAAAGCCTGGTGGTACTACACCGTGGAACTGGCCCCAGGCCTGATCGCACCGGGCAGCTACCCCACCGACTTCCCCTACATGCCGCGCATGCTGATGCGCAATGCCCATCTGCACGGCCAAGACTGCCTGGACCTGGGCACCATGGAGGGCGTGATCCCGGTGCTGATGCACCGCAAGGGCGCCAAACGCATTGTCGCGGCCGACGCCGTGCCGCACTGCGCCGACAAGATGGCTTTGCTGCAAAACGTCTACGGTGCGAGCTGGGATTTCCGCGAGATCGGCCTGATGTACGAGCTCTCGCAGAAGCTGGCGGCCGATGGCATGTTCGATTATGTGAACCTGTCGGGCGTGCTCTACCACGTGTTCTCGCCCATGCACACCCTGGCCAGCGCCCGCCCCCTGGTCAAGAAGAACGGCCTCTTCATGCTCTCCACCAATGTGGTGAACGAGCAGTCGGACCTGATGCACTTCAACACCGCCGGCAAGCTGCAGACCGAGCCCAACACCTTTTGGTACCCCAGCATCCCGCTGCTGGAGTACATGCTGCGCTACTTCAACTTCGCACCCATCGACTGCCTCTACAGCCGCCACCCGTCCAACAGCCCCCTGCATGTGGCGGGCAAGGAATGCGGCTTCATCTCCATCGTCTGCCGCGCGGTCGACCCCGGCACCGCCCTGCCCCCGGGCGACAGCTGGGGCCGCCACTCCATGCTGGGCAGCTGGGAATATGTGGGCCTGTCCAAGCAGAACCACGACCCGGCCCTGCCGCCCTCCACCATCGGCTATGACCTGCCCGAGTCCCTGCAGGCCATGGTCGCGCAGAAGGGCGCGATCGACCTGCACCTGGCCGTCAACGAGCTAGGCCGCCGCGTCGAGCGCGCCAAGCGCGTGGAAGACACCTATCTGCTGAGGCTGATGGACGAGTCCTGA